From the genome of Yersinia enterocolitica, one region includes:
- a CDS encoding formate hydrogenlyase transcriptional activator FlhA, producing the protein MDRAKKLPRPTLAQVWQDTLFTVSKKLLLLRDITDLVNELRKLSFSVVRFQRVNLLLLNPLYNQNTLYTHDDATNRVQGSQNILFAEGPGGLAWQQQTPLQTDHRRMQREFSAVCDLIPYQELHSGCHFPLGHDNHWSGCIEFIKTDDSEFDEQAVTFLGLLADVVAIAVDNIAEINRAFSEREKLRFERDHYRILVDVTNTVISKLELDVLAAEVSKEIHRFFNIDYISLALCGTHKDKNKLNVFSTRYQSGKAVQYQQAWVDITGTLAGQVLQSKALLLVNLADISLLAPDDKQLANMLDEGLQVVCLLPLFFGHKMLGVLKLAQCQSDIFTDSNVKLLRQIAARIAIAVDNALAYNEITRLKDSLVNENLYLTDQIIHNEEFGEIIGNSAGIKAVLEQVEMVASSDCTVLILGETGTGKELIARAIHNLSTRKNKRMVKMNCAAIPSGLMESDLFGHEKGAYTGASSQRIGRFEMADGGTLFLDEVGDIPLELQPKLLRVLQEREIERLGGSKIIPVDVRLIAATNRDLKLMMVNREYRSDLYYRLNVFPIVIPPLRERPEDIPLLVKFFTQKIAKRMNRTIDTIPGETLRLLSRLPWPGNIRELENVIERAVILSRGTTLNLQLQELEYHLSPLEVTKPVAERVVHKTLLPESEEPESSESERARIIRVLRETNGVVAGPKGAAIKLGLKRTTLLSRMQRLGISVKSIEDEDGMD; encoded by the coding sequence ATGGATAGAGCAAAAAAACTACCCCGTCCCACATTGGCTCAAGTTTGGCAAGATACACTGTTCACGGTATCAAAAAAGTTATTATTGCTACGGGATATAACCGATTTAGTGAATGAACTCAGAAAGCTCTCTTTTTCTGTGGTGCGTTTTCAGCGGGTCAATTTATTATTGCTTAACCCTCTTTATAACCAAAATACCCTTTATACCCATGACGATGCGACCAACAGGGTGCAGGGATCGCAAAATATCTTGTTTGCCGAAGGCCCCGGTGGCTTAGCCTGGCAGCAGCAGACGCCTTTGCAGACTGACCATCGCCGTATGCAAAGGGAGTTTTCTGCTGTTTGTGATTTGATTCCCTATCAGGAATTGCACTCTGGCTGCCATTTTCCCTTGGGCCATGACAATCATTGGTCAGGCTGTATTGAATTTATTAAAACTGATGACAGTGAGTTTGATGAACAAGCAGTTACTTTTCTGGGGTTACTGGCAGATGTAGTGGCAATTGCCGTTGATAATATTGCTGAGATTAATCGGGCATTTTCTGAGCGTGAAAAACTGCGCTTTGAGCGCGACCATTATCGGATTTTAGTGGATGTGACCAATACGGTTATTTCTAAGCTGGAATTGGATGTATTAGCGGCAGAGGTTTCAAAAGAGATACATCGATTTTTTAATATTGATTACATTAGCTTAGCGCTCTGTGGTACCCATAAGGATAAAAATAAGTTAAATGTATTCTCTACCCGCTACCAGAGTGGTAAGGCCGTACAGTATCAGCAGGCATGGGTGGATATTACCGGCACTTTGGCTGGGCAGGTTTTACAGAGCAAAGCGTTATTGTTGGTTAATTTGGCTGATATCTCTCTTTTAGCACCGGATGATAAGCAACTGGCAAATATGCTGGATGAAGGGTTACAAGTTGTTTGCCTGTTGCCGCTTTTTTTCGGTCACAAAATGTTAGGTGTTTTGAAACTGGCACAATGTCAGAGTGATATTTTCACTGATAGCAATGTAAAACTGTTGCGCCAAATTGCAGCTCGTATTGCCATTGCGGTTGATAACGCGCTGGCCTACAACGAAATTACCCGCCTAAAAGATTCGTTGGTAAATGAAAATCTCTATCTAACGGACCAGATTATTCATAATGAAGAGTTTGGCGAGATAATCGGTAATAGTGCAGGGATTAAAGCAGTACTGGAACAAGTTGAGATGGTGGCTTCCAGTGATTGTACCGTATTGATCCTGGGGGAAACCGGCACCGGCAAAGAGCTGATTGCCCGGGCTATTCATAATTTGAGTACCCGCAAGAATAAACGCATGGTGAAAATGAACTGTGCAGCCATTCCATCGGGATTGATGGAAAGTGATCTGTTCGGTCATGAGAAGGGGGCTTATACCGGTGCATCATCACAGCGTATTGGCCGGTTTGAAATGGCTGACGGCGGCACACTATTTCTTGATGAAGTGGGCGATATTCCTCTGGAACTACAGCCTAAATTATTACGTGTATTGCAAGAGCGGGAAATAGAACGCCTTGGCGGCAGTAAAATTATTCCGGTGGATGTTCGCCTGATTGCTGCGACCAATCGTGATTTAAAATTGATGATGGTGAATCGCGAATACCGCAGCGACCTTTATTATCGTCTTAATGTTTTTCCGATTGTGATCCCTCCGCTGCGTGAGCGGCCGGAAGATATACCGTTGCTGGTGAAATTCTTTACTCAGAAAATAGCCAAACGGATGAATCGCACTATCGACACAATTCCTGGTGAAACATTACGTTTGCTTAGCCGTTTACCGTGGCCAGGCAATATTCGTGAATTGGAAAATGTTATTGAGCGGGCGGTCATCCTTAGCCGTGGTACTACGCTGAATTTGCAGTTACAAGAGCTGGAATATCATCTGTCACCGCTAGAGGTTACTAAACCTGTGGCAGAAAGGGTTGTGCATAAAACCTTATTACCTGAAAGTGAAGAGCCAGAATCTTCAGAGTCTGAGCGCGCGCGAATTATTCGAGTATTACGCGAAACCAACGGCGTGGTTGCTGGGCCAAAAGGGGCTGCCATTAAGTTAGGGCTAAAACGCACCACCTTGTTATCCCGTATGCAGCGGTTAGGAATATCAGTAAAAAGTATCGAAGATGAAGATGGGATGGATTAA
- a CDS encoding formate transporter FocA — protein sequence MSIENPFDLRLPIDMAKLAEQVGIYKATKNPATTFYLAMTAGVFISIAFVFYITATTGTAGVVAFGLAKLVGGLCFSLGLILVIICGADLFTSTVLIVVAKASGKISWRQLICNWVNVYFGNLIGALFFVALIWFAGQHTAANGLWGLNVLQTAEHKLHHTFVEAVCLGILANLMVCLAVWMSYSGHTLTDKIVVMLLPIGMFVASGFEHSIANMFLIPLAIVIRDYASPGFWLSINATPDQFSALTLNNFIIDNLIPVTIGNIIGGGLLVGLTYWIIYLRNPAH from the coding sequence ATGAGCATTGAAAATCCCTTTGATCTGCGGCTTCCGATTGATATGGCAAAACTGGCAGAGCAAGTCGGTATATATAAAGCCACTAAGAATCCGGCCACCACCTTTTATTTAGCCATGACTGCCGGTGTATTCATCTCTATCGCTTTTGTCTTCTACATTACTGCAACAACCGGCACTGCTGGCGTGGTGGCATTTGGGTTAGCAAAGTTGGTAGGCGGCCTGTGTTTCTCTCTTGGCCTGATTTTAGTGATTATCTGTGGGGCTGATTTATTCACATCCACAGTACTCATTGTGGTGGCTAAAGCCAGTGGCAAAATCAGTTGGCGGCAATTAATCTGTAATTGGGTGAATGTCTATTTCGGTAATCTTATTGGTGCACTGTTCTTTGTGGCATTGATTTGGTTTGCCGGTCAGCATACGGCGGCAAATGGTTTATGGGGCTTGAATGTGTTGCAAACTGCCGAACACAAATTGCATCATACGTTTGTAGAAGCGGTGTGTTTGGGGATTCTGGCTAATCTAATGGTCTGTCTGGCAGTATGGATGAGCTATTCCGGCCATACTTTGACGGATAAAATTGTGGTGATGTTACTGCCTATCGGCATGTTTGTCGCCAGCGGTTTTGAACACAGCATTGCCAATATGTTTTTGATCCCATTAGCTATTGTCATCCGCGATTATGCATCACCGGGGTTCTGGCTATCAATTAATGCTACCCCGGATCAATTTTCTGCGCTGACCCTAAATAACTTTATTATCGATAATCTAATCCCGGTGACTATCGGCAATATTATTGGTGGTGGGTTATTGGTTGGCCTGACCTATTGGATTATTTATCTGCGCAATCCAGCTCATTGA
- a CDS encoding galactose/methyl galactoside ABC transporter permease MglC, whose amino-acid sequence MNALNKKSMLTYLKESGIYVVLFVLLAIIIVKDPTFLSLMNLSNILTQSSVRIIIALGVAGLIVTQGTDLSAGRQVGLAAVVAATMLQAMDNVNKVFPDLHTVPIPIVILTVCLIGAIIGLVNGIIIAYLNVTPFITTLGTMIIVYGINSLYYDFVGASPIAGFDPAFSTFAQGFLRFGDFKLSYITFYALIAIGFVWVLWNKTRFGKNIFAIGGNPEAAKVSGVNVPLNLIMIYALSGVFYAFGGMLEAGRIGSATNNLGFMYELDAIAACVVGGVSFSGGVGTVIGVVTGVIIFTVINYGLTYIGVNPYWQYIIKGAIIIFAVALDSLKYAKKK is encoded by the coding sequence ATGAATGCGTTAAATAAGAAAAGTATGCTCACTTACCTTAAAGAGAGCGGGATTTATGTGGTGTTGTTCGTATTACTGGCAATTATTATTGTTAAGGACCCGACGTTTTTAAGTCTGATGAACTTAAGTAACATTCTGACCCAATCATCGGTGCGTATTATTATCGCACTGGGCGTGGCGGGGCTGATTGTTACCCAAGGGACCGACCTGTCAGCCGGCCGTCAGGTAGGCTTGGCGGCGGTAGTTGCGGCAACCATGTTGCAAGCAATGGATAACGTTAATAAAGTTTTCCCTGATTTGCACACTGTACCGATTCCGATTGTTATCTTAACCGTCTGTCTGATTGGTGCGATTATTGGTTTGGTCAACGGTATTATCATTGCTTACCTGAATGTGACACCATTTATTACCACATTAGGTACTATGATTATCGTCTACGGGATTAACTCTCTGTATTACGATTTCGTTGGCGCATCACCGATTGCAGGTTTTGATCCGGCATTCTCAACCTTTGCTCAAGGGTTCTTACGATTTGGTGATTTCAAACTGTCTTATATTACCTTCTATGCTTTGATTGCTATCGGCTTTGTCTGGGTGCTGTGGAATAAAACTCGCTTTGGTAAGAATATTTTTGCCATCGGCGGTAACCCGGAAGCGGCAAAAGTTTCTGGTGTGAATGTGCCACTAAACTTGATCATGATCTATGCCTTGTCCGGTGTGTTCTATGCTTTCGGCGGTATGTTGGAAGCAGGCCGTATCGGTAGTGCGACTAACAACCTTGGCTTTATGTACGAGTTGGATGCGATTGCCGCCTGTGTGGTGGGCGGTGTGTCCTTTAGTGGTGGTGTTGGTACCGTTATCGGCGTAGTGACAGGGGTAATTATCTTTACCGTTATTAACTACGGATTAACTTATATCGGTGTGAACCCTTATTGGCAGTATATTATTAAAGGTGCGATCATTATCTTTGCCGTCGCATTAGACTCACTGAAATACGCTAAGAAGAAATAA